The proteins below are encoded in one region of Gadus macrocephalus chromosome 14, ASM3116895v1:
- the ddias gene encoding uncharacterized protein ddias isoform X2, giving the protein MRPCCLLSLTSPSHRCACSKCGYNCPKAQVGYRYRLSLKVARQTSIFGVTVFGTCLDPFFGIHASGLQRLMEEEPVEAATRATLLKQAVEDCFIGRHLTFGIKVKDTDHGPWFDGSSGVTVGTTAGPAQFIATQIHLTPAGGGEGCSVLRYYHALQQRAGALQPRAGALQQRAGALQPRAGALRSPGSSEAFKPAAPLVLPLKSPGRAGLSTPPPSPLLSCSLSSPDSPWQRSIGVVTSSAEQDTQQDEGDEHDGRPLHHHHRRANETGSAGSQRAPATALHSSNKRRFSINHSFKCTLWSPSAAEVPSIAPIPPTCPRPLPYRGSPPENQPVDVLECDPQAWEDDMAYSESLEAFIVCQENWSESRTASTDRDRNSHGSARHSSRMTLADVSKTCAPSCACDAMHKSARLVNKVVGMKETPMCGGCSPPVSFDPMGCQGLCVDGPAQACDGDITDDIYNCSADLFSDPMALVTLATETLGQKVGGPANGQIIVTHSDSQTLNTDENMSSPESTARSDQNLESKTLPAHHYLFRSNKHGVGCSRYRASDSNKFPPLRNQTTLGSIIHGSEPVPLDFIPPSQSTPLRIHVHTGSGSAAVHQTSAGSRRLGCLKPDRQPPFLPRIIITTPPPTGCSVSNRFTASHSRTQPFLGLHPVTSKTPTKRNHNLNLISRRRLRNLNRANHNLTSRQILNLQCHAALGLKCFKDVSISVLCVDNDDDMVVTPLIGEMSFPVSAGQGENADGCIRQTPSLEISGTQTNAVESQTWGRSAEGMRKDGSLHHFLFNEDQEFDLSGDLFADSFH; this is encoded by the exons ATGAGGCCATGTTGTCTATTAAGTCTCACTTCTCCGTCTCACAGATGTGCATGCTCCAAGTGTGGCTATAATTGTCCAAAAGCCCAGGTGGGCTACAGATACCGTCTCTCTTTGAAAGTCGCTAGGCAGACGTCTATATTTGGGGTTACTGTGTTTGGAACATGTCTGGACCCATTCTTTGGTATTCACGCCAGCGGCCTGCAAAG GTTGATGGAAGAAGAACCGGTTGAAGCAGCAACTAGAGCAACGCTACTTAAGCAGGCGGTCGAGGACTGCTTCATTGGCAGACATTTAACTTTTGGGATAAAG GTAAAAGACACAGATCATGGCCCATGGTTCGATGGCTCCAGTGGTGTGACAGTGGGGACAACTGCGGGCCCTGCCCAGTTCATTGCCACCCAGATCCACCTAACTCCggcgggtgggggggaagggtgCTCCGTGCTGCGCTACTACCATGCCCTGCAGCAGAGGGCCGGGGCCCTACAGCCGAGGGCCGGGGCCCTGCAGCAGAGGGCCGGGGCCCTGCAGCCGAGGGCCGGGGCCCTGCGCTCCCCTGGCTCTAGTGAGGCCTTCAAACCGGCCGCTCCTCTTGTGCTACCTCTTAAGTCTCCTGGCAGGGCAGGCTTGAGCACCCcgccaccctcccctctcctctcctgctccctgtCCAG CCCCGACTCTCCTTGGCAACGGTCGATAGGGGTGGTGACCTCTTCAGCGGAACAGGACACTCAGCAGGATGAAGGCGACGAGCACGACGGCAGAccgctacaccaccaccaccgacgaGCCAATGAGACAGGGTCGGCAGGGTCCCAGAGAGCACCAGCCACCGCTCTTCACTCAAGCAATAAGAGACGCTTTAGTATCAACCATTCCTTCAAATGCACCCTGTGGTCACCGTCTGCTGCAGAGGTTCCTAGCATCGCCCCCATCCCGCCCACCTGTCCAAGACCCCTCCCCTACCGTGGCTCCCCGCCAGAGAACCAGCCAGTTGATGTGCTTGAATGTGATCCCCAGGCATGGGAGGACGATATGGCCTACTCAGAGAGCCTGGAGGCGTTCATTGTGTGTCAGGAAAACTGGTCTGAAAGCAGAACTGCCAGTACTGATCGTGACAGAAATAGTCACGGTTCCGCCCGCCATTCCAGCAGGATGACGCTCGCTGATGTCAGCAAAACGTGCGCTCCAAGCTGTGCATGTGACGCCATGCACAAGTCAGCCAGGCTAGTGAACAAGGTGGTGGGCATGAAAGAAACTCCGATGTGTGGTGGATGTTCTCCTCCTGTGAGTTTTGACCCAATGGGATGCCAGGGATTATGTGTGGATGGCCCGGCACAAGCGTGTGATGGAGACATTACTGATGATATATACAACTGCTCTGCAGACCTGTTCAGTGACCCCATGGCCTTGGTCACCTTGGCAACGGAGACGCTCGGCCAGAAAGTGGGAGGACCTGCCAACGGACAAATTATCGTCACACACTCTGACTCCCAGACGCTCAACACAGACGAAAATATGTCTAGCCCTGAAAGTACCGCTCGATCTGACCAAAATCTGGAGTCCAAGACGCTGCCAGCGCACCATTATTTATTCAGATCCAATAAACATGGAGTAGGTTGCAGCAGGTATCGGGCCAGTGACTCCAACAAATTTCCACCACTACGGAATCAAACCACATTAGGTAGCATCATCCATGGAAGCGAACCTGTTCCGCTGGACTTTATCCCCCCCTCGCAGTCCACGCCCTTAAGGATCCATGTTCATACAGGGTCTGGATCTGCTGCTGTACACCAGACCAGTGCAGGGTCTAGACGGCTGGGCTGCTTAAAGCCAGACAGGCAGCCCCCTTTCCTCCCTCGCATTATCAttaccacacctccaccaactgGGTGTAGCGTATCAAACCGCTTCACCGCCAGCCACAGCAGAACCCAGCCATTTCTGGGGCTGCACCCTGTTACCAGTAAGACGCCCACGAAAAGGAACCACAACCTCAACCTGATATCACGCAGAAGGTTGAGGAATCTGAACAGAGCTAACCACAATCTGACTAGCAGGCAGATCCTGAATCTTCAATGCCATGCAGCTTTGGGTCTAAAGTGTTTCAAAGACGTGTCCATCTCGGTTTTGTGCGTCGACAATGACGATGACATGGTTGTGACTCCCTTAATTGGTGAAATGTCCTTTCCTGTGAGTGCCGGACAGGGAGAGAATGCTGACGGCTGTATCAGACAGACTCCATCATTGGAGATATCTGGAACACAGACAAACGCTGTGGAGTCTCAGACCTGGGGGAGGTCAGCTGAAGGTATGAGGAAGGATGGAAGCTTACATCACTTTCTTTTTAATGAGGACCAGGAGTTTGATTTGTCCGGAGATTTGTTTGCGGACTCATTCCATTAG
- the ddias gene encoding DNA damage-induced apoptosis suppressor protein isoform X1 gives MAVRRALLDCAVLSVQEGSVVYPFCNNCYSRIDVQLQDYKICACSKCGYNCPKAQVGYRYRLSLKVARQTSIFGVTVFGTCLDPFFGIHASGLQRLMEEEPVEAATRATLLKQAVEDCFIGRHLTFGIKVKDTDHGPWFDGSSGVTVGTTAGPAQFIATQIHLTPAGGGEGCSVLRYYHALQQRAGALQPRAGALQQRAGALQPRAGALRSPGSSEAFKPAAPLVLPLKSPGRAGLSTPPPSPLLSCSLSSPDSPWQRSIGVVTSSAEQDTQQDEGDEHDGRPLHHHHRRANETGSAGSQRAPATALHSSNKRRFSINHSFKCTLWSPSAAEVPSIAPIPPTCPRPLPYRGSPPENQPVDVLECDPQAWEDDMAYSESLEAFIVCQENWSESRTASTDRDRNSHGSARHSSRMTLADVSKTCAPSCACDAMHKSARLVNKVVGMKETPMCGGCSPPVSFDPMGCQGLCVDGPAQACDGDITDDIYNCSADLFSDPMALVTLATETLGQKVGGPANGQIIVTHSDSQTLNTDENMSSPESTARSDQNLESKTLPAHHYLFRSNKHGVGCSRYRASDSNKFPPLRNQTTLGSIIHGSEPVPLDFIPPSQSTPLRIHVHTGSGSAAVHQTSAGSRRLGCLKPDRQPPFLPRIIITTPPPTGCSVSNRFTASHSRTQPFLGLHPVTSKTPTKRNHNLNLISRRRLRNLNRANHNLTSRQILNLQCHAALGLKCFKDVSISVLCVDNDDDMVVTPLIGEMSFPVSAGQGENADGCIRQTPSLEISGTQTNAVESQTWGRSAEGMRKDGSLHHFLFNEDQEFDLSGDLFADSFH, from the exons ATGGCAGTTAGACGGGCTCTGCTGGACTGTGCTGTGTTAAGTGTTCAAGAAGGAAGTGTTGTTTATCCATTCTGCAACAACTGCTACTCAAGGATAGACGTACAACTACAGGACTACAAAAT ATGTGCATGCTCCAAGTGTGGCTATAATTGTCCAAAAGCCCAGGTGGGCTACAGATACCGTCTCTCTTTGAAAGTCGCTAGGCAGACGTCTATATTTGGGGTTACTGTGTTTGGAACATGTCTGGACCCATTCTTTGGTATTCACGCCAGCGGCCTGCAAAG GTTGATGGAAGAAGAACCGGTTGAAGCAGCAACTAGAGCAACGCTACTTAAGCAGGCGGTCGAGGACTGCTTCATTGGCAGACATTTAACTTTTGGGATAAAG GTAAAAGACACAGATCATGGCCCATGGTTCGATGGCTCCAGTGGTGTGACAGTGGGGACAACTGCGGGCCCTGCCCAGTTCATTGCCACCCAGATCCACCTAACTCCggcgggtgggggggaagggtgCTCCGTGCTGCGCTACTACCATGCCCTGCAGCAGAGGGCCGGGGCCCTACAGCCGAGGGCCGGGGCCCTGCAGCAGAGGGCCGGGGCCCTGCAGCCGAGGGCCGGGGCCCTGCGCTCCCCTGGCTCTAGTGAGGCCTTCAAACCGGCCGCTCCTCTTGTGCTACCTCTTAAGTCTCCTGGCAGGGCAGGCTTGAGCACCCcgccaccctcccctctcctctcctgctccctgtCCAG CCCCGACTCTCCTTGGCAACGGTCGATAGGGGTGGTGACCTCTTCAGCGGAACAGGACACTCAGCAGGATGAAGGCGACGAGCACGACGGCAGAccgctacaccaccaccaccgacgaGCCAATGAGACAGGGTCGGCAGGGTCCCAGAGAGCACCAGCCACCGCTCTTCACTCAAGCAATAAGAGACGCTTTAGTATCAACCATTCCTTCAAATGCACCCTGTGGTCACCGTCTGCTGCAGAGGTTCCTAGCATCGCCCCCATCCCGCCCACCTGTCCAAGACCCCTCCCCTACCGTGGCTCCCCGCCAGAGAACCAGCCAGTTGATGTGCTTGAATGTGATCCCCAGGCATGGGAGGACGATATGGCCTACTCAGAGAGCCTGGAGGCGTTCATTGTGTGTCAGGAAAACTGGTCTGAAAGCAGAACTGCCAGTACTGATCGTGACAGAAATAGTCACGGTTCCGCCCGCCATTCCAGCAGGATGACGCTCGCTGATGTCAGCAAAACGTGCGCTCCAAGCTGTGCATGTGACGCCATGCACAAGTCAGCCAGGCTAGTGAACAAGGTGGTGGGCATGAAAGAAACTCCGATGTGTGGTGGATGTTCTCCTCCTGTGAGTTTTGACCCAATGGGATGCCAGGGATTATGTGTGGATGGCCCGGCACAAGCGTGTGATGGAGACATTACTGATGATATATACAACTGCTCTGCAGACCTGTTCAGTGACCCCATGGCCTTGGTCACCTTGGCAACGGAGACGCTCGGCCAGAAAGTGGGAGGACCTGCCAACGGACAAATTATCGTCACACACTCTGACTCCCAGACGCTCAACACAGACGAAAATATGTCTAGCCCTGAAAGTACCGCTCGATCTGACCAAAATCTGGAGTCCAAGACGCTGCCAGCGCACCATTATTTATTCAGATCCAATAAACATGGAGTAGGTTGCAGCAGGTATCGGGCCAGTGACTCCAACAAATTTCCACCACTACGGAATCAAACCACATTAGGTAGCATCATCCATGGAAGCGAACCTGTTCCGCTGGACTTTATCCCCCCCTCGCAGTCCACGCCCTTAAGGATCCATGTTCATACAGGGTCTGGATCTGCTGCTGTACACCAGACCAGTGCAGGGTCTAGACGGCTGGGCTGCTTAAAGCCAGACAGGCAGCCCCCTTTCCTCCCTCGCATTATCAttaccacacctccaccaactgGGTGTAGCGTATCAAACCGCTTCACCGCCAGCCACAGCAGAACCCAGCCATTTCTGGGGCTGCACCCTGTTACCAGTAAGACGCCCACGAAAAGGAACCACAACCTCAACCTGATATCACGCAGAAGGTTGAGGAATCTGAACAGAGCTAACCACAATCTGACTAGCAGGCAGATCCTGAATCTTCAATGCCATGCAGCTTTGGGTCTAAAGTGTTTCAAAGACGTGTCCATCTCGGTTTTGTGCGTCGACAATGACGATGACATGGTTGTGACTCCCTTAATTGGTGAAATGTCCTTTCCTGTGAGTGCCGGACAGGGAGAGAATGCTGACGGCTGTATCAGACAGACTCCATCATTGGAGATATCTGGAACACAGACAAACGCTGTGGAGTCTCAGACCTGGGGGAGGTCAGCTGAAGGTATGAGGAAGGATGGAAGCTTACATCACTTTCTTTTTAATGAGGACCAGGAGTTTGATTTGTCCGGAGATTTGTTTGCGGACTCATTCCATTAG